The following are from one region of the uncultured Campylobacter sp. genome:
- a CDS encoding ABC transporter permease subunit, producing MILIDNVKKDRGAFLKVADYLWGGFSGLATIALIIALWQIGSELGGEFLLPAPEAVFVRAYELLADYKNSEINITLVRSLVGVGTACAIGITLGLVAGAYRSFAAFLKPVITTLLSMPPIIWIVLAIFWFGFGNASTIFTIIITVLPLTFASSMVGMMSVSEELKEMFDAYKLGICKKIRHLYVPHLTSHIISSLSVAVGMGVKIVIMGELLGANEGMGAKIASARVMLDTTEVMAYVVLTIAIIMLFEYLVIEPLKITLMPWKR from the coding sequence ATGATACTTATAGATAACGTCAAAAAAGACCGCGGCGCGTTTTTAAAGGTCGCGGACTACCTTTGGGGCGGCTTTAGCGGACTTGCGACGATAGCGCTTATTATCGCGCTTTGGCAGATCGGCAGCGAGCTGGGAGGGGAGTTTTTACTCCCCGCGCCCGAGGCAGTTTTCGTGCGGGCTTACGAGCTTTTGGCGGATTATAAAAACAGCGAGATAAACATCACTCTCGTGCGCTCGCTAGTGGGAGTCGGTACGGCCTGTGCTATCGGCATCACGCTAGGTCTGGTTGCGGGAGCGTATAGAAGCTTTGCCGCATTTTTAAAGCCCGTGATCACGACGCTGCTTTCTATGCCGCCTATTATTTGGATCGTTTTAGCTATATTTTGGTTCGGGTTTGGAAACGCGAGCACTATCTTTACGATCATTATCACAGTTTTGCCGCTAACCTTTGCTAGCTCGATGGTCGGCATGATGAGTGTTAGCGAGGAGCTAAAGGAGATGTTTGACGCGTATAAACTAGGCATTTGCAAAAAGATTCGCCACCTATACGTTCCGCACCTAACCAGCCATATCATCAGCTCTTTAAGCGTTGCCGTAGGTATGGGCGTAAAGATCGTCATCATGGGCGAGCTACTGGGCGCAAACGAAGGTATGGGTGCTAAGATCGCGAGCGCTAGAGTGATGCTAGACACCACCGAAGTGATGGCCTACGTCGTGCTTACTATCGCTATCATTATGCTTTTTGAGTATCTGGTTATCGAGCCGCTAAAGATCACGCTAATGCCGTGGAAAAGGTAG
- a CDS encoding ABC transporter substrate-binding protein yields the protein MNRRGFLGLGAALGATTMAPSLFAKENFTMWGAPAIPSVIMAVASMQGELAKTHDVKLRIWNTPDVLRAGVASGDIKVTMSPSNVAANLRNQGLNFAMLNLLTLGVMNAMIKDESIKTLEDFVGKKIIMPFKNDMPDLVLRALCKKRGIDASKLDITYTQTPPEAVGLFIQKDYDVLIVPQPLSEATILRGKKAGVAVHYGLDFPKTWGESFGAKPYIPMAGIIVNVDYYEANRALFETLHADLTSALKWILENKQSAAKIGAEYLPAPEPALAGAFDKANLTVTKAHELQDDVMAFFEQIFEFNPKLLGGKMPDKSLFL from the coding sequence ATGAACAGACGAGGATTTTTAGGACTTGGCGCAGCGCTGGGCGCGACGACGATGGCTCCTAGCCTTTTTGCGAAGGAAAACTTTACGATGTGGGGCGCGCCTGCGATCCCTAGCGTGATAATGGCCGTGGCAAGCATGCAAGGCGAGCTAGCAAAGACGCACGACGTGAAACTGCGCATCTGGAACACTCCGGACGTCCTGCGCGCGGGCGTGGCTAGCGGCGATATTAAGGTCACCATGTCGCCCTCAAACGTCGCAGCGAACCTGCGAAACCAGGGGTTAAATTTCGCGATGTTAAATTTACTCACGCTAGGCGTCATGAATGCGATGATAAAAGACGAGAGCATCAAGACGCTAGAGGACTTCGTCGGCAAAAAAATCATAATGCCGTTTAAAAACGATATGCCCGATCTCGTGCTACGCGCGCTTTGCAAGAAACGCGGCATAGACGCGAGCAAGCTTGACATCACGTACACTCAGACTCCGCCTGAAGCGGTGGGGCTGTTTATCCAAAAGGACTACGACGTGCTTATAGTGCCGCAGCCTCTTAGCGAGGCGACGATTTTGCGCGGCAAAAAAGCGGGCGTAGCTGTGCATTACGGGCTTGATTTTCCTAAAACTTGGGGCGAGAGCTTTGGTGCTAAACCATACATCCCGATGGCGGGCATCATCGTAAACGTGGACTACTACGAGGCAAATCGCGCGCTTTTTGAGACGCTGCACGCCGATCTAACAAGTGCACTAAAATGGATACTAGAAAACAAGCAAAGCGCGGCTAAAATCGGTGCCGAGTATCTGCCGGCTCCAGAGCCTGCGCTAGCCGGGGCTTTCGATAAGGCAAATTTGACCGTAACAAAAGCGCATGAGTTGCAAGATGACGTAATGGCGTTTTTTGAGCAAATTTTCGAGTTTAATCCAAAGCTGCTCGGCGGCAAAATGCCTGATAAGAGCCTATTTTTATGA
- a CDS encoding TonB-dependent receptor — protein MRLAISLAAAATALFANGANPDAIKPIKDFTPPPPYTPNVAQSAFPENQFDRAPRDDYFFVTDLLDNSMDKFHVAGGFYGRTFYGSGLFKYRGANFYTILNANFSKANHYKDGGGREWNYGYARQGQSAVVGFVPSELSEFRFTLVHDNIDDDKQPHHLMDAVKTERYVGKFNARIGAEDLSNTLNFELMLRDVSRNADNYHLRSAAQTVKVELDRKIVDAELKYDADLGGFHNLAGISYQHDKHEGKRYVKQPSGWVFNGYRFADVTNKRTRIFDTLSYKFSDAHKLSLALNYDWMKSNLKGLNEPYFAPAAPLRTVKGLIRSIYGYDFDGSVKQDGLSASLKYDFTPNELDSYYAALESLQRIPGNMERFNTLYGPMNNGWVSNPLLKPERHNRVNLGFTYKSEFYKEYMSSRQGEDSFSVGGHFIADDAQDLVIYDRRHSTAAAPINKNAVITRNVDARIYSVNLRGEYNFARNFGLKTSLFYNYGQNKTDGRPLYQIRPFEANLAFDYKDYASFGSYNIGTAVRYVAKQNRGDFDKSTGFGIDKREAAKSFTTMDVYGGFEFKNSWGVRLGVTNIFDKDYAEFISGEHVGALDPAVVHAPGRAVFVSFHSSF, from the coding sequence ATGAGACTAGCTATCAGTCTGGCTGCGGCTGCGACGGCGCTATTTGCAAACGGCGCAAATCCTGACGCCATAAAGCCGATAAAGGATTTTACGCCTCCGCCGCCATATACGCCAAATGTCGCCCAAAGCGCATTTCCGGAAAATCAATTTGACCGTGCGCCTAGGGATGATTATTTTTTCGTGACGGATTTGCTTGATAATTCTATGGATAAATTTCACGTTGCAGGTGGATTTTACGGCAGGACGTTTTACGGCTCGGGGCTTTTTAAGTACCGTGGTGCAAATTTCTATACGATTTTAAACGCAAATTTTTCTAAAGCCAACCACTACAAAGACGGCGGCGGCAGAGAGTGGAACTACGGCTACGCCAGGCAGGGGCAAAGCGCGGTCGTGGGTTTCGTGCCTAGCGAGCTAAGCGAGTTTAGATTTACGCTCGTACACGACAACATCGATGACGACAAGCAGCCTCACCACCTTATGGATGCCGTCAAAACCGAGCGATACGTCGGTAAATTTAACGCTCGCATCGGCGCGGAGGATCTATCAAATACGCTAAATTTCGAGTTGATGCTACGCGACGTGAGCAGAAACGCCGACAACTATCATCTAAGGAGCGCGGCGCAGACGGTCAAGGTCGAACTGGATAGAAAAATCGTGGACGCCGAGCTAAAATACGACGCGGATTTGGGCGGCTTTCACAATCTCGCGGGTATTAGCTATCAGCACGATAAGCACGAGGGTAAAAGGTATGTAAAACAGCCCAGCGGCTGGGTTTTTAACGGATATAGATTTGCCGATGTGACAAATAAACGAACGAGGATTTTTGATACGCTAAGCTATAAATTTAGCGATGCTCACAAGCTTAGTTTAGCTCTAAACTACGACTGGATGAAGTCAAATTTAAAGGGATTAAACGAGCCTTATTTCGCACCCGCCGCACCGCTTAGGACGGTAAAAGGGCTTATCCGCAGCATTTACGGATATGATTTTGACGGTAGCGTCAAACAAGACGGCCTAAGCGCTAGCCTAAAATACGATTTCACGCCAAATGAGCTAGATAGCTACTACGCGGCGCTTGAGAGCTTGCAGCGCATACCCGGCAACATGGAGCGATTTAACACGCTTTACGGTCCGATGAATAACGGCTGGGTGAGCAACCCGCTACTAAAGCCCGAGCGCCACAACCGCGTAAATTTGGGCTTTACTTACAAGAGTGAATTTTATAAAGAGTACATGAGCTCGCGCCAGGGCGAGGATAGCTTTAGCGTGGGCGGGCACTTTATCGCAGACGACGCGCAGGATCTGGTTATCTACGATCGCCGCCACTCTACTGCGGCTGCGCCGATAAATAAAAACGCCGTCATCACGCGTAACGTCGACGCTAGAATTTACAGCGTAAATTTGCGCGGCGAGTATAACTTCGCGCGAAATTTCGGGTTAAAAACATCGCTATTTTACAACTACGGACAAAACAAAACTGACGGCAGACCGCTCTATCAAATTCGCCCGTTTGAGGCAAATTTGGCCTTTGATTACAAAGACTACGCGAGCTTTGGCAGCTACAATATCGGCACCGCGGTACGCTACGTAGCAAAGCAAAATAGGGGAGATTTTGATAAATCTACCGGCTTTGGCATCGACAAGCGCGAAGCTGCAAAGAGCTTTACGACGATGGACGTTTATGGCGGATTTGAGTTTAAAAACAGCTGGGGCGTGAGGCTTGGCGTGACGAATATCTTTGATAAAGATTACGCCGAGTTTATCAGCGGCGAGCACGTAGGTGCGCTAGATCCTGCGGTGGTGCATGCGCCGGGGAGGGCGGTGTTTGTTAGCTTCCACTCTAGTTTTTAA
- a CDS encoding TlpA disulfide reductase family protein gives MIKKYILLVFAAAMIAGCGNSGFDKHHISLNSPKGVDTHYFPEGRRLKTDGKPYMLFFFGTSCGACVAQAPIVNEIYSELKDKFGVYGIFGPSLGFDKDIDMVKQHHIDYDVISDKISVDYFSKAVGGVMGVPAIFVFDGEGNLKKRFIGLTPKVTLENEIKLVL, from the coding sequence ATGATAAAAAAATATATATTATTAGTCTTTGCGGCGGCGATGATAGCGGGCTGCGGAAATAGCGGCTTTGATAAACACCACATCAGCCTAAACTCGCCAAAGGGCGTCGATACGCACTATTTTCCCGAGGGCAGGCGGCTTAAAACGGACGGCAAGCCCTATATGCTCTTTTTCTTTGGCACATCCTGCGGCGCCTGCGTAGCGCAAGCTCCGATCGTAAATGAAATTTACTCCGAGCTTAAGGACAAATTTGGCGTTTACGGGATATTTGGACCCAGCCTTGGATTTGATAAAGATATCGATATGGTAAAGCAGCACCATATCGACTATGACGTGATTAGCGATAAAATTTCGGTCGATTATTTCAGCAAGGCAGTGGGCGGCGTGATGGGCGTGCCTGCTATCTTCGTCTTTGACGGCGAGGGCAATCTCAAAAAACGCTTCATCGGACTCACTCCAAAAGTCACTCTAGAAAATGAGATCAAGCTGGTATTATAA
- a CDS encoding ABC transporter ATP-binding protein produces the protein MQYAIRLNGIEKRFGEVRALESITFDVNSGEWVSIMGPSGSGKSTLVNILSLMDEPTAGTYMLGGDDASRLSDEETLKFRREKIGLIFQQFHLIPYLNCVENVMIAQYYHSSVDEEDAKKALERVGLGHRLDHRPSQLSGGEQQRLCIARALINDPDILIADEPTGNLDEANERVVLELFQKLRSEGKTILLITHNPDLGQFGDKIVYLRHGKMENIHYVSDGERAQACERLASEPKGQSAFATV, from the coding sequence ATGCAGTACGCGATAAGATTAAACGGGATAGAAAAAAGATTTGGCGAAGTAAGGGCGCTAGAGAGCATTACATTTGACGTAAACTCCGGCGAGTGGGTCAGCATAATGGGTCCAAGCGGCAGCGGCAAAAGTACGCTGGTAAATATACTCTCGCTGATGGACGAGCCAACCGCAGGCACCTACATGCTAGGCGGAGACGACGCTAGCAGGCTTAGCGACGAGGAGACGCTCAAATTTCGCCGCGAAAAGATCGGGCTGATATTTCAGCAGTTTCACCTCATCCCCTACCTAAACTGCGTCGAAAACGTGATGATAGCGCAGTACTACCACAGCAGCGTGGATGAAGAGGACGCTAAAAAGGCGCTCGAGCGAGTGGGGCTAGGGCACAGGCTAGATCACCGTCCGAGTCAGCTTAGCGGCGGCGAGCAGCAGCGTCTGTGTATCGCGCGCGCCCTGATAAACGATCCTGATATCTTGATAGCCGACGAGCCGACGGGCAACCTAGATGAAGCAAACGAGCGCGTAGTTTTGGAGCTGTTTCAAAAGCTGCGAAGCGAGGGCAAAACGATCCTTCTCATCACGCACAACCCTGATCTTGGGCAGTTTGGCGACAAGATCGTCTATCTAAGGCACGGCAAGATGGAAAATATCCACTACGTGAGCGACGGCGAGCGTGCTCAGGCATGCGAGAGGCTAGCAAGCGAGCCAAAGGGTCAAAGCGCCTTTGCAACGGTTTAA
- a CDS encoding FtsX-like permease family protein: protein MIANKGFFYNVIFKSLRFGAARVGVIIVSILLGACVTAAFVNVYLDIDSKVTKELKSYGANVVFAPADPVSDAVNEAKFNEKIAKIPGDKLIGQSGYLFTQVNIGPTTAIAMGVKFSDLTRVKPFLEVKEGQGITLDFDERNALIGTDLAKQSGFKVGDVIEVRQIGANSGEKVKIRGIVQDGDKEDSLLIISLPLAQKIANEPNTLNYAEAVVAGKFDYISELGKSLSDEQISVKPVAKISKSEGLILDKIKLLMALVSFVILLITSMCVNTTLSAILFSRSKEIALLRALGASKKNVLNLFGVEIFVTAFAAALAGAILGYGLAQILGYAIFDSSIDFRFMSIPIAMVISLVFAGVASIYPIKRALENKMADILRGE from the coding sequence ATGATCGCAAATAAGGGCTTTTTTTATAACGTTATCTTTAAAAGCCTGCGCTTTGGCGCGGCTAGAGTGGGCGTCATCATCGTCTCTATCTTGCTTGGCGCGTGCGTGACGGCGGCCTTTGTAAACGTATATCTGGATATCGACTCAAAAGTAACGAAGGAACTAAAAAGCTACGGCGCAAACGTGGTTTTCGCTCCCGCAGACCCCGTTAGCGACGCGGTAAACGAGGCTAAATTTAACGAAAAGATCGCCAAAATCCCAGGCGACAAGCTAATCGGACAGAGTGGATATCTTTTCACTCAGGTAAATATCGGTCCGACGACCGCGATCGCTATGGGCGTCAAATTTAGCGATTTAACGCGGGTTAAGCCGTTTTTGGAGGTCAAGGAAGGGCAGGGTATAACGCTTGATTTTGACGAGAGAAACGCGCTAATCGGCACCGATTTGGCCAAACAAAGCGGCTTTAAGGTCGGCGACGTGATCGAAGTAAGACAAATCGGCGCGAATTCGGGCGAAAAGGTAAAGATCCGCGGCATCGTGCAAGACGGCGATAAAGAGGACTCGCTACTCATCATCTCGCTGCCTCTAGCGCAAAAGATAGCAAACGAGCCAAATACGCTAAACTATGCAGAAGCCGTGGTAGCGGGTAAATTTGACTACATAAGCGAGCTTGGCAAGAGCCTTAGCGACGAGCAAATTTCGGTTAAACCCGTGGCTAAAATTTCAAAATCAGAGGGTCTGATTTTGGATAAGATTAAGCTTTTAATGGCGCTTGTTAGCTTTGTCATTTTGCTCATCACTTCTATGTGCGTAAACACGACGCTAAGCGCGATTTTATTCTCGCGCTCAAAGGAGATCGCGCTGCTTAGAGCGCTTGGAGCTAGCAAAAAAAACGTGTTAAATTTATTTGGCGTCGAGATCTTCGTCACGGCATTTGCGGCGGCTTTGGCGGGCGCTATTTTAGGCTACGGCTTAGCGCAAATTTTAGGTTACGCGATTTTTGATTCGAGCATCGATTTTAGATTTATGAGCATACCGATAGCGATGGTTATCTCGCTCGTTTTTGCGGGCGTGGCCTCGATCTATCCGATCAAACGGGCGCTAGAAAATAAGATGGCCGATATTTTAAGAGGAGAATAA
- a CDS encoding ABC transporter permease, producing MKNMQLRLIKSSITGSKVQKGMAFITILLATVLIACMLNITLKIGDQIASELRGYGSNIVVLPKGEALAIEIEGKNFTPLKSQNYLNEEDLHKVKEIFWRNNIVAFAPFLNGEVKDASGEKYQITGTWFDKFANVADEPEFKTGVKTLFGFWAVDGKWVEDDDMQNVLVGENLAAKRNLSVGGELNLNGRSVKIAGVLKGAGEESYKIVTSLKLAQELLGKPGQYSKAEVSAMTIPENDLSVKARRNLDNLDSAEYDMWYCSAYVSSIAYQIEENYAGVAAKAMMQVSDAESNIVKKIQSLMGIVSIIALAVSSIGITSLMTSEIYRRKKEIGLLKAIGASNFEIYALFASESLVVAFFAGILGAFLGYALSYIIAYSIFGYGIGIAWIVLPLSIAFALLISIAGSLVPMRSVVKLLPAEVLYDRK from the coding sequence ATGAAAAATATGCAACTAAGGCTCATAAAAAGCTCGATCACCGGCTCGAAGGTGCAAAAAGGTATGGCCTTTATCACCATACTTTTGGCGACGGTTTTGATCGCTTGTATGCTAAATATCACGCTAAAAATCGGCGATCAGATCGCTAGCGAGCTGCGCGGCTACGGCTCAAACATCGTCGTCTTGCCAAAAGGCGAAGCGCTAGCTATCGAGATCGAGGGCAAAAATTTCACTCCGCTAAAATCGCAAAACTACCTAAATGAAGAGGATTTGCATAAGGTAAAGGAAATTTTTTGGCGAAATAACATCGTGGCGTTTGCGCCGTTTTTAAACGGCGAGGTAAAAGACGCTAGCGGCGAAAAATACCAAATCACTGGCACTTGGTTTGATAAATTTGCAAACGTGGCCGACGAGCCCGAGTTTAAAACGGGCGTGAAAACACTATTTGGCTTTTGGGCGGTCGATGGCAAATGGGTAGAAGATGACGATATGCAAAACGTACTCGTAGGCGAAAATTTAGCCGCGAAGCGAAATTTGAGCGTCGGCGGCGAGCTAAATTTAAACGGTCGTAGCGTAAAAATCGCGGGCGTGCTAAAAGGAGCCGGCGAAGAAAGCTATAAAATCGTAACCTCGCTAAAGCTCGCCCAGGAGCTTTTAGGCAAGCCCGGGCAGTACTCAAAAGCCGAGGTTTCAGCGATGACGATCCCCGAAAACGATCTATCCGTCAAGGCCAGGCGAAATCTAGACAACCTAGACAGCGCCGAATACGATATGTGGTACTGCTCGGCCTACGTTAGCTCCATAGCCTATCAGATCGAGGAGAACTACGCGGGCGTAGCGGCCAAGGCGATGATGCAGGTAAGCGACGCCGAGAGTAATATCGTGAAAAAAATCCAAAGCCTAATGGGTATCGTTAGCATTATCGCGCTTGCGGTCTCCTCTATCGGCATTACTTCGCTCATGACTAGCGAAATTTATAGACGTAAAAAAGAGATCGGCCTGTTAAAGGCCATAGGTGCCAGCAACTTTGAAATTTACGCCCTTTTTGCGAGCGAAAGCTTAGTTGTGGCGTTTTTTGCGGGCATTTTGGGTGCGTTTTTGGGCTACGCGCTAAGCTATATAATCGCTTATAGTATCTTTGGCTACGGTATCGGCATCGCGTGGATCGTGCTTCCGCTTAGTATCGCTTTTGCGCTTCTTATCTCGATTGCGGGCTCGCTCGTGCCGATGAGAAGCGTCGTCAAACTCTTGCCTGCGGAGGTGCTATATGATCGCAAATAA
- a CDS encoding Fe-S-containing protein — protein MSIYFVQVISSLLGFVLFAALNNDKKSLKALFLPSVLGIAVGIVVFKIARLTLHDAGVKMVFDAATLVFLLVSALWIFIKFNPAKMITFFALAAGYGLTYAHASANFPVFAGELLDTQSIISLFLMIFAFLLLLILFFVVSNLKECLCKHVLWTFSLLFFAVLIVQAISNTGLEFMRAGMIPTYPWALSLVAKGIYYTTFAQYFFIFSVLILAAINFKKRPAPLVKSVVGSNKFRFNNAARNFMAANSKSSITIVVTALIFGLYYDLHASKPPEISDPIIVEPVNNEFKFDVQELADNELHRYAYINDEGREIRFFLLNRFSDRASPIIVFDACAICGDMGYVKKGGDLICISCNVRIFLPSVGKEGGCNPIPMPFEFDGKFVTVTLDTIQSGANYFSKIVEKTVLDPVSRKKVSNIGSKSYLYYNRTYFFENEKTQAEFEANPEKYVDINGTLK, from the coding sequence ATGTCTATATATTTCGTCCAAGTTATCTCATCGTTACTGGGATTTGTCCTTTTTGCAGCGTTAAACAACGACAAAAAGAGCCTAAAAGCGCTGTTTTTACCCTCGGTTTTGGGTATCGCAGTGGGCATAGTCGTTTTTAAGATCGCTAGACTCACGCTTCACGACGCGGGCGTTAAAATGGTATTTGACGCGGCTACTTTGGTATTTTTGCTAGTTAGTGCGCTTTGGATTTTTATCAAATTTAACCCTGCAAAGATGATAACGTTTTTCGCCTTAGCTGCGGGCTACGGCCTAACCTATGCTCACGCTAGCGCGAATTTTCCGGTATTTGCCGGCGAGCTACTCGATACGCAGTCTATCATCAGCCTATTTTTGATGATATTTGCGTTTTTGCTCTTGCTGATTTTGTTTTTCGTCGTTTCAAATTTAAAAGAATGCCTCTGCAAGCACGTGTTATGGACGTTTTCGCTTCTTTTTTTTGCAGTTTTGATAGTGCAGGCTATTTCAAACACGGGGCTTGAGTTTATGCGGGCGGGTATGATACCTACATATCCGTGGGCGCTCTCGCTCGTGGCTAAAGGCATTTACTATACGACGTTTGCGCAGTATTTTTTCATCTTTTCGGTTTTGATTTTGGCGGCTATAAATTTCAAAAAACGTCCGGCTCCGCTCGTAAAATCAGTCGTGGGCTCGAATAAATTTAGATTTAACAACGCGGCTAGAAATTTCATGGCGGCAAACTCCAAAAGCAGCATAACTATCGTCGTTACGGCTCTGATTTTCGGACTCTACTACGACCTGCACGCATCTAAACCGCCTGAGATCTCAGACCCTATCATTGTTGAGCCTGTAAATAACGAGTTTAAATTTGACGTCCAAGAGCTAGCCGACAACGAACTTCACCGCTACGCCTACATAAACGACGAAGGTAGGGAGATAAGGTTTTTCCTCTTAAACCGCTTTTCAGACCGCGCTTCGCCGATCATCGTCTTTGACGCGTGCGCGATATGCGGTGACATGGGCTACGTCAAAAAAGGCGGCGATCTCATCTGCATCTCGTGTAACGTACGCATCTTTTTGCCGTCAGTCGGCAAAGAGGGCGGCTGCAACCCGATACCTATGCCTTTTGAATTTGACGGCAAATTCGTAACCGTGACGCTAGATACTATCCAAAGCGGCGCGAACTACTTCTCAAAAATCGTCGAAAAAACGGTGCTAGATCCGGTAAGCCGCAAAAAGGTAAGCAACATCGGCTCTAAATCTTATTTATACTACAACAGGACGTATTTCTTTGAAAACGAAAAAACTCAGGCGGAATTTGAAGCCAACCCTGAAAAATACGTCGATATAAACGGGACTTTAAAATGA
- a CDS encoding iron transporter, with translation MNKFVKTALAFSLAASVALAGEFPIGDPVEINGMEIAAVYLEPIDMEPKGIDLAPSKADIHLEADIHAIEGNKNGFAAGEWIPYLKVNYELKNLDNGKVKKGTFMPMVAQDGPHYGANLKMDTGVGNYELKFHIENPEKQGFGRHADKETGVGKWFEPFTTTYKFQYTGAPAK, from the coding sequence ATGAACAAATTCGTTAAAACAGCTTTGGCATTCAGCCTTGCTGCTTCAGTTGCCCTAGCAGGCGAGTTTCCTATCGGCGATCCGGTAGAAATCAACGGTATGGAGATAGCTGCCGTTTATCTAGAGCCTATCGACATGGAGCCAAAGGGCATCGACCTAGCTCCTAGCAAAGCCGACATCCACCTAGAGGCCGACATCCACGCTATCGAGGGAAATAAAAACGGCTTTGCGGCGGGCGAGTGGATCCCTTATCTAAAAGTTAATTACGAGCTAAAAAACCTAGATAACGGCAAAGTTAAAAAAGGTACGTTTATGCCTATGGTCGCTCAAGACGGCCCTCACTACGGAGCCAACCTAAAAATGGATACGGGCGTGGGCAACTACGAGCTAAAATTTCATATAGAAAATCCTGAAAAACAAGGCTTCGGTCGCCATGCGGATAAAGAAACAGGCGTAGGTAAATGGTTTGAGCCTTTCACCACGACTTATAAATTCCAATACACTGGAGCGCCTGCTAAATAA